One Pasteurella dagmatis DNA segment encodes these proteins:
- a CDS encoding site-specific recombinase, with the protein MIEKFNLDSSNIAVFLQQQTEKQNAFTLLNGICQWLRAGGETKAAERLRQVTQILTEDTALMEQVSAVVCQWLCQMRLYPLFVSCGIWGREGFGREIKSRIYEKINPSFKDLNDLRDIFFVLFCQKNDVTWLQAIPIQDWIRLLDLLQQHSNERDRENVHNHLRYEGLFAIEMLAIWIAAEELEPELIRLEPSLLNADSPFVALHREVHNWVSARRKHKEYNDDHLQVMFDQCRAQIERIQRRCSSLGSTLGVAHLLTRLSQTLERLSVLMDVFQEDRLLPRRVLILCGLLAVSSAESHSATALWRQSVKLLARSITQNKSDHGEHYITRDGKEYRTMFYSAAGGGVLIAMMALFKMYLGDWIADPVWRGIAEGLNYGIGFTIIFMLHGTVATKQPAMTAARFADMVENEQGKSVNMRLAQLLIDVFRSQSIAVLGNVTLAISVACLVAMTYQYSSGQPLLTEAEITYQQKSIDPLKGALWFAAIAGVWLFFSGIISGYFDNRSNYLNLKMRLRNHPILRRILSRKMRHWFAEYWHNNYGSIMGNLCFGVLLGLTGVVGYLLNLPLDIRHVAFSSANLGYMAISGDFTWPLFLQSLGFVLLIGIVNLCVSFAIALWVSLRSLETQIDSWFDIGKCVWILIKQRPLSLFIP; encoded by the coding sequence ATGATTGAAAAATTTAACTTAGATTCCAGTAACATCGCAGTATTTTTGCAACAACAAACCGAAAAACAAAATGCATTTACGTTGTTAAATGGAATTTGTCAGTGGCTGCGAGCGGGCGGTGAAACAAAAGCCGCAGAGCGACTACGCCAAGTTACACAAATTTTAACGGAAGATACCGCACTTATGGAGCAAGTAAGTGCGGTGGTTTGCCAGTGGCTGTGCCAAATGCGTTTGTACCCGTTGTTTGTGAGCTGTGGTATTTGGGGCAGAGAAGGCTTCGGGCGAGAAATCAAAAGCCGTATTTATGAAAAAATTAACCCATCTTTTAAAGATCTTAATGATTTAAGAGATATTTTCTTTGTTTTATTCTGTCAGAAAAATGATGTGACTTGGCTACAAGCGATTCCCATTCAGGACTGGATTCGACTGCTAGACTTATTACAACAACACAGCAACGAGCGTGATCGTGAGAATGTACATAATCATTTGCGTTACGAAGGTTTGTTTGCTATTGAAATGTTGGCAATTTGGATTGCAGCAGAAGAGCTTGAACCAGAACTTATTCGTTTAGAGCCATCATTATTAAATGCTGATTCGCCGTTTGTTGCTTTACATCGAGAAGTGCATAATTGGGTAAGTGCAAGGCGAAAACACAAAGAATATAACGACGATCATTTGCAAGTGATGTTTGACCAATGTCGGGCTCAAATTGAGCGTATTCAGCGCCGTTGCTCTAGTTTAGGTTCAACTTTAGGTGTTGCTCATTTATTAACCCGTCTAAGCCAAACTTTAGAGCGTTTATCGGTACTAATGGACGTTTTCCAAGAGGATCGTTTATTGCCACGCCGAGTTTTAATTCTATGTGGTTTATTGGCTGTGAGTTCTGCGGAAAGCCACAGCGCAACAGCACTTTGGCGACAAAGTGTGAAACTGCTTGCGCGTAGTATTACACAAAATAAAAGCGACCACGGTGAGCATTATATTACTCGTGACGGCAAAGAATACCGCACGATGTTTTATTCTGCCGCAGGTGGTGGTGTACTCATTGCCATGATGGCATTGTTTAAAATGTACCTTGGTGATTGGATTGCAGATCCAGTTTGGCGTGGTATTGCAGAAGGCTTAAATTATGGTATTGGTTTTACTATTATTTTTATGTTGCACGGTACGGTTGCAACCAAACAGCCTGCGATGACAGCTGCACGTTTTGCGGATATGGTGGAAAATGAGCAAGGCAAATCAGTAAATATGCGATTAGCGCAATTGTTAATTGATGTATTCCGTTCGCAGAGTATCGCGGTATTAGGTAACGTTACATTAGCGATTAGTGTAGCTTGTCTAGTAGCGATGACTTATCAATATTCGTCAGGCCAACCGCTCTTAACAGAAGCAGAAATTACTTATCAGCAAAAATCTATAGATCCGCTAAAAGGTGCACTTTGGTTTGCAGCCATTGCTGGCGTTTGGTTGTTCTTTTCAGGGATTATTTCAGGTTATTTTGATAATCGTAGTAACTATCTGAATTTAAAAATGCGCTTACGCAATCACCCAATTTTACGTCGCATCCTAAGCCGTAAAATGCGACATTGGTTTGCAGAATATTGGCATAATAACTACGGCTCAATTATGGGTAACTTGTGTTTCGGAGTGCTGTTAGGTTTGACTGGGGTTGTGGGATATTTATTGAATTTGCCACTTGATATCCGTCATGTTGCTTTTTCATCTGCCAATTTAGGCTATATGGCAATCAGCGGTGATTTTACTTGGCCACTGTTTTTGCAAAGTTTAGGCTTCGTATTACTTATTGGTATTGTGAACTTGTGTGTGAGTTTTGCTATCGCCCTATGGGTTTCTCTTCGCTCTCTTGAAACTCAAATTGACAGCTGGTTTGATATTGGTAAATGCGTGTGGATACTCATCAAACAACGACCATTATCGTTGTTTATTCCCTAA
- a CDS encoding TfoX/Sxy family DNA transformation protein: MTKTEKDTLAIRATLRELIGEVTAKSLFASYGLFREGTMFGLYQHGVFYLRAEDEFAEYLESQGAASYLSNEISGKLNISNYYRLPLSLTSDKIIYKSLIERSIQQVKDQKNAELIAKKSRIKELPNLSIKYERLLAKVDIHDLDLFRTLGAINTYVRLKKKGITAELGIFWDLTAALQNKNVNLLTIKEKETALNNLNIALSNAGLRSIKLT, from the coding sequence ATGACGAAAACAGAAAAAGACACTCTAGCTATTCGAGCAACATTACGTGAACTAATTGGAGAAGTCACTGCGAAGAGTTTATTTGCAAGTTATGGCTTATTTAGAGAAGGCACCATGTTTGGTTTATATCAACATGGTGTTTTTTATTTAAGAGCAGAAGATGAATTTGCAGAATACTTGGAGTCACAAGGTGCGGCAAGCTATCTTTCAAATGAAATCTCAGGTAAATTAAATATTTCTAATTATTACCGCCTACCTCTATCCCTCACTTCAGATAAAATCATTTATAAATCTTTAATTGAACGTTCTATTCAGCAAGTTAAAGATCAAAAAAATGCCGAACTTATTGCAAAAAAATCAAGAATCAAAGAACTACCTAATCTTTCAATTAAATATGAAAGATTATTAGCAAAAGTCGACATTCATGATTTAGATCTCTTCCGAACTTTAGGCGCTATCAATACTTATGTACGTTTAAAGAAAAAAGGAATTACTGCGGAACTTGGGATCTTCTGGGATCTCACTGCTGCCTTACAGAATAAAAACGTCAATTTACTTACCATAAAAGAAAAAGAAACTGCACTAAATAACCTAAATATTGCTTTATCAAATGCAGGCTTAAGATCTATCAAACTAACATAA